The Platichthys flesus chromosome 10, fPlaFle2.1, whole genome shotgun sequence genome includes a window with the following:
- the si:dkey-16j16.4 gene encoding uncharacterized protein si:dkey-16j16.4: MLKTLTKKLRRHSLNEIHPFQLKISYHGSGEGVESDDSEGENQELAQIDRERRRNCALTPLATSQQHNQGPLSPARLRRLRLLLDANLDRHSSEEELERISCVDNRKWMSSLPQRHSDHHSSASSDEEVRDLCGCGSPAASARPLVEPGACLAASSSPVLFSSSPPRSLKPPPMRFQLQVVQPVARPIILTHFDQAAPYRKYRHSYGGEAGRPSLDLEKMQQKMLLKKNCGGKTRTIKIRNLTGTRPPPRYTYDPSIFAFRSLSAVPPCSPLTPCEDPPCS, encoded by the exons ATGCTAAAGACGCTGACGAAGAAGCTGAGGAGACACTCGCTCAATGAGATTCATCCTTTCCAGCTGAAG ATTTCTTATCATGGCAGTGGAGAGGGAGTGGAGAGTGATGACTCAGAGGGGGAGAACCAGGAACTGGCACAGATTGACAGAG AGAGACGGAGAAATTGTGCCCTGACCCCTTTGGCCACAAGCCAGCAGCACAACCAAGGTCCCCTCTCTCCAGCCCGGTTACGGCGCCTCCGCCTCCTTCTAGATGCCAATCTGGATCGCCACTCTTCAGAAGAAGAGCTGGAGCGAATCAGCTGCGTcgacaacaggaagtggatgtCCTCTCTTCCCCAGCGCCACAGTGATCACCACAGCAGTGCCTCCAGCGATGAGGAGGTGCGGGACCTCTGCGGCTGTGGGTCCCCGGCTGCCTCTGCAAGGCCACTGGTCGAGCCAGGAGCTTGTCTGGCTGCCTCCTCCAGTCCCGTGCTCTTCAGCTCAAGCCCACCACGTAGTCTGAAGCCACCACCCATGCGCTTTCAGCTGCAGGTGGTTCAGCCTGTGGCACGGCCCATTATTTTGACCCACTTTGACCAGGCAGCACCTTACAGAAAATATCGGCACAGCTATGGTGGCGAAGCAGGGAGACCTAGTCTGGACCTGGAGAAAATGCAACAG AAAATGCTCCTGAAAAAGAATTGCGGAGGGAAAACGAGGACCATAAAGATTCGG AACCTGACAGGCACTCGTCCTCCGCCCAGGTACACCTACGACCCATCCATCTTCGCCTTTCGCTCCTTGAGCGCAGTGCCCCCCTGCAGTCCCCTGACCCCGTGCGAGGATCCTCCCTGCTCTTAA